The following nucleotide sequence is from Leptolyngbya subtilissima AS-A7.
ATGAGCCGACTGCGCCGTCCCAAGAACCGGCTTCGCCGCTCCAGCCTGCACCCCAGCCCAGTCCGGCGCGGCCTTAGGTCATACCTAAAGAGAAAATCTTTCCCTAGGTAGAGGTTGGGCTACTAGCATTCCGGTTTTATGAGGAGACCTGGGTTGGTCCTGTCGAAACTTCAGCTTCGACTTTGAATCAGTGGAATATTAGTTGGGTAGCCCGGGAACGTTCGATTTCCGGGCTTAAATTTTGCGTGAATACCGGTTTCCCTTTCTGAGACGCGGTCGGGTGCGTCTTAGCCGATTTTTGTTCGCGTTGGTTGCGATCGCCGCTACGGTGCTGGTCGGTGCCCATGTCTGGTCACAGCAGCCGGTCACTATCTCCTTTTTGCTGCGAGCGGTGGAAGCCGACCAAATGCAGGGCTTGGCTGAGCAGTTTATGGCCGAAAACTCCGATATTCGCATCGAGATGGTGCGCGGCCCCAACGCTGCCGACGCCGTCGAAAACCTTTACACCACCTCCTTTTTGCTGGGCGACTCGCCCTACGACATCCTCTTCTCAGACGTCGTTTGGATTCCCAAGTTTGCCGCTGCCGGGTGGCTAATAGACCTGTCGGACCGCGTCAGTGAAGCCGATCTGTCCGACTTTTTGCCGGCCGACGTGGCCGCTGGCCTCTACCAAGGTGGCCTCTACCGCATGCCATTTCGCTCCGACATGGGCATGCTTTACTACCGCACCGACCTGCTCGACCAGGTCGGGCTCGAACCGCCCGAGACCTTTGACGACCTGATTGCTGCCGCCGAGACCATCCAAGCCCAGACCGACGTGGACTGGGGATTTACGTGGCAGGGCTTGCAGTACGAGGGTTTAGTCACTAATTTTGTCGAAATTATCGCTGGCTACGGCGGTTTTTGGATTGACCCCACCACCCTAGAAGTGGGCTTAGATCAGCCCGCTGGGGTGCAGGCCGTGGAGTTTATGAAGGGCCTGATTGACCAACGCATTTCTCCCCCCGGTGTGACCAACTACATTGAGGAAGATTCGCTCCGCCAGTTTCAGAACGGCAATGTGGCCTTTTTGCGCAACTGGCCCTACGCCTGGGCCGAGGCCAACCGCGAGGGCACGCCTGTAGCCGGTAAGATTGCCCTCAAGCCCATGGTGCATGCCGCAGGCCAGCAGCCCGCTGCCTGCTTAGGAGGCTGGGGCTTTGGGATTTCGTCGACCACTCCTCACCCCGAGGAAGCCTGGCGGGTGGTGAAATTTTTTACTAGCCCTGAACCGATGAAAGATTTCATCACCGAGTTTGCCTATGTGCCTAGCCGCCGCGCCCTGTTCACCGATCCAGACGTGCTGGCGACGTTTCCTCACTACGCGCAGCTGTTAGAAGTGGCAGAAACGGCGGTACCTCGCCCTCCTGTCGGTCAATACGCCCAGGTTTCAGACATTCTGCAACGCTATCTGAGCGCGGCCATCAGTGACCAAATGACGGCTGAAGATGCCATGCGGGCGGCAGCGGGTGAGAGTCGGCGGGTGTTGGGGGTAGAGGGGTAGAAGGGTGGATGGGTAGGGGGTGGATGGGTGAATGAGTATGGGGACGAGGGCTAATGGCTAAGGACTATATTCGGCAGCGGGAACGGCGGACAGGGTGGCTGCTAATGTTGCCAGCGCTGCTGGTGTTGCTGTTGGTCTATGCCTTTCCGATTTTGAGGACTTTTTGGCTGAGCTTTTTTACTGAGAACCTCAGCACCAACCTAGAGCCAGTGTTTAGCGGCTTAGACAACTACGGGCTGATGGTGGGGGACGGTCGCTTCTGGCAGAGTATGCGGAATACGGCTGTGTTTACCCTGTTTACGCTGGTCTTTGAGCTGGGGTTGGGATTGATCATTGCCCTGGCCCTCGATCAGGCTTTTCGCGGGCGGGGCCTGGCGCGGACGATCGCTATTCTGCCCTGGGCGTTGCCCACCGCCTTAATTGCCCTGGCCTGGCGCTGGATTTTTAATACCGAGTTTGGCGTCTGGAACGACATGCTGATGCGATTGCATCTGATCGACAACCCGGTGAACTGGCTGGGAGAACCCTTTTGGGCCATGGTGGCGGTAATTGCTGCCGATGTCTGGAAGACGACCTCCTTTGTGGCGATTTTGCTGCTGGCGGGGCTGCAGTCGGTTTCTCAGGATCTGTACGAAGCCCACGCTCTAGATGGGGCTAGCCCCTGGCAAAGCTTTCGGCAAATTACGCTGCCGCTAATTGCGCCGCAGATTGTAATTGCCATGCTGTTTCGCTTTGCCCAGTCCTTTGGCATTTTTGACCTAATTCAGGTGATGACCGGTGGTGGCCCCGGCGGAGCCACAGAGACGGTATCGATCTACATCTACGCCGCTGTCATGCGGTATTTGGACTTTGGCTATGGGGCCGCCCTCGTGACGGTGACATTTTTGGTGCTGGTGGCGGTGGTAGGCCTGAGCTGGCTATACATCTCCCGACTCCGAGCTAAGACCGAGTAACCGTGGTCGAGTTCCTCCAGGAGCAAACACGTTAGCCTGCCCTACCCATCCACCCCCTACCCATCCACCCTCCATGACCACCGTCCCCCAAACTACCGCCCCTCCCCAGACCCCCGAGCGCAGCATTCCCTGGATGCGGGTGCTGCTGTGGCTGGCGATCGCGTTCACCGTCATCTTTAGCCTGGCGCCGGTGCTGTGGCAGGTGCTGACCTCGTTCAAGACCAATGCGGCCATCACCCAGACCCCAGTGGTCTACCTGCCGGGGTTCGGCCAGCTCACTTTGACCCACTATGCGGATCTGTTTCGACTCAATCAGTTCCACGTCTACATGTTCAACAGCGCTCTAGTGGCGATCGTCTCCACGGTGCTGTGCCTGGCGCTCGGATCTCCGGCGGCCTACGCCTTAGCCCGCCTGCGGATTCCAGGGGAGCAGGTGATTTTGGCGATCGTGCTGGTGGTGACCCTGTTTCCCTACATTTTGCTGTTCCTGGGCCTGCTCGAACTTGTGCGCGCCTTTGGCCTCGCCAACAACTACCTGGCGCTGATCATTCCCTACACCGCCATCAACCTGCCCCTGACGATTTTGGTCATGCGCAGCTTTTTTCAGCAGTTGCCCAAAGACCTGGAGGACTCGGCCCGCGTAGATGGCTACAACACGGTGCAAATGCTCTGGCGCATCGTGCTGCCCATGACCCTGCCTGCCCTAATCACCACTGGCATTCTGGCCTTTATCTTCGCCTGGAATGAGTACCTGTTTGCCCTGACCTTCATGACTCGCGAGGGCATGAAAACCATCCCCGTCGCCGCCGCCCAGCTCGGTGGCACCACTCTGTTTGAAGTGCCCTACGGTCCTCTAGCCGCCGCCACCGTAGTCGGCACCCTACCCCTAGTGCTGCTGGTGCTGTTCTTCCAGCGCCGCATTGTGCAAGGCCTCACCTCTGGCTCTGTTAAGGGGTAGATGGGTGGATGGGTAGGCGGGTAGATGGGTAGGCGGGTAGGCGGGTGGATGGGTAAATGAGTTCAACAACTTCACTCCCTCACCCATCCACGCTCCCACCCATCCACACTCCCACTCATCCACGCTCCCACCCACCCACACTCCCACCCACCTACCTCTACGATCATGGCTAAACTCGAACTCCAAAATCTCGCCAAAGCCTATAGCCGCGACATTGTGCCGGTGAAGCAGCTCAATTTGGTGGTGGAAGATAACGAGTTTTTGACCCTGGTGGGGCCATCGGGCTGTGGTAAGTCCACTATTCTTAGGCTGATTGCGGGGCTGGATCAGCCTACGGAGGGGCGGGTGATGATTGGCGATCGCGATGTTAGCCCACTGCCGCCGGGCGATCGCAATATTGCCATGGTCTTCCAGAGCTATGCTCTCTATCCCCACATGACGGTGCGCGACAATGTGGCTTCGGGGCTCAAATTGCGCCATCTGCCGGCGGGCGACATTCAAAAGCGGGTGCAGGAAGTCTCTGAGGTGCTGGGCCTCGACCCGCTGCTCGATCGCAAGCCTGCGAAACTCTCGGGTGGGCAGCGCCAGCGGGTGGCCCTGGCCCGCGCCCTAGTGCGCAACCCCGACGTGTTTCTGCTCGACGAACCCCTGAGTAACCTAGATGCCCTACTGCGCGAGCAGGTGCGGGCCGACCTCAAGCAGATTTTTGCTGACCAAAAATCACCTATTGTCTACGTCACCCACGATCAGACCGAGGCCATGACCCTTTCAACCAAGGTGGCGGTGCTCAACAACGGCTATCTGCAACAGCTAGGCCACCCCCACGATATCTACAAAACCCCAGCCAATCGGTTTGTGGCTAGCTTCATCGGCAGCCCTCAGATGAACCTCGTTACTCTTAGCCGCACCGGCAACACTGTTGCCTTGGGTGATTTTGCCATACCGCTGCCGGTTGGAGTCCAGGCGACCTCTGTGGTGTTAGGCATTCGCCCCGAGCATCTGCGGCTGCCCCGCGAGGGCGATGTTCACACCGTCAGCGGACAGGTGTTTCTGGTGGAAAACCTGGGCATGCACGACCTAGTCAGCCTGCGGGTGCAGGGCGACCCCACCCTGACTCTGCGGGCGCTGCTACCCGCCGATGCCGCCTGGAGCAAGGAAAATCTGAAGCTGGCGTTGCCGCCCGAGTCAATCCACTGGTTCGATGGCAATACCGAGCAGCGCCTTGGGTAATGTTCCGTGGAACTTTCCTGGTCACAAACTCGGGGTAATGTAGGGGCAGTAATGCCCTAGGTCTGTCCTATGCTGCAAAACGCCTACCAATATGCGCTAGATAATAGCGATCGCATCCTTACCGCTCTGCAACAGCACCTGCTGCTGGTGGCGGTGCCCTTGGCGATTGGGCTACTGGTGGGGTTGCCGCTGGGGTTGTGGAGTGCGCGATCGCGCCTCATCTCTACCGTCATGCTCAATAGCTTCAATGCCCTGCGGGTGATTCCTAGCCTGGCGGTGCTGTTTTTGGCGGTGCCCGTGCTGGGGCTGAGCTTTTGGTCGGCGGTGCTGGCCCTGACGCTGCTGGTGATGCCGCCCATTCTGATCAGCACCGACGTGGCCTTTCGCAATATCAGCCCCGCCATTCGCGAGGCGGCAACGGGCATGGGCATGCCCCCCGGCGACATTCTCAAAACGGTCGAAATTCCCCTGGCGCTGCCAGTGGTGATTGCTGGCATCAAAACCGCCGCAGTGGAGGTGATCGCCAGCGCTACTCTGGCCGCCTTTGTGGGAGCGGGTGGGTTAGGAGCGTTTATTGTACTGGGGTTCGCCGCTTACGATCCGGCGATTTTGCTGGTGGGGGCGGTGCCGGTGGCGCTGCTGGCGCTGCTGGTGGAGGTAGGGTTGAGTGCAGTGCAGCGAGCTGCGCAGCCTCCAGGAGTGCGATCGGTTTAAGGTTAATTTAGCTTGATGGATTTAGCAGTCCTAGGTGAGTTCTGCCTAGATAACGTTTCTAGTCACACAACCAGACATGCAGCGAATGCACAATAAGTTTAGCTGTCAGTGTTGATGAAGTTTCTGCATATTAAACTGCCCAATAACTGAAAGGGAAAGCTACTTTTCTAGATCTGATCAAGCTGTGTTTGATAATTGTGGAATACGCTGCCTTCGATTATAGGGTTGCTAAAACAGCACTAGAAAATATCGATCGTAGGAAACTGAGATTGTGCTTGCAAGCAGTCCCACAGATATATTGCTAGACCGAGGTCTCCTGTCCAGAGGGGATAGCGCAGCTGTCGATAGAGTTGTTGCGACAGTTGGTACTGTTCGATTGCATGCATCGCGAAGACTCTAGCGCGATCGAGCCACATCTGATTGCCAGTTCGGGTAAACAACTTGAGAAATGCGTAGCCATTACCCCCTGTACCATGACACAGATTTGATCCCTTCTTTAATGGACCTGCTTGCCAAGTCAGCTCTCCACCTTGCTCTAAAATGCGATCAAATTGCTCATTGACCCCTCTTGGTAGCGTTGCCAAAGCCGTCACCATTCCGGGCGCTCCATGACAGTATTGCACTAAGTTTGGAGCTTGACGAGTATGGGCTTTGTCGTAAATAGCTGGCCAGTTTGCTGCGCCATCGTCCGTCACTGCGGTTTGAATCACAGTTATCATCGCTTGGGTTGAGATGTCTTGAAATTCCTCATTGGTTAATAGGGACTGTCCGACAAGCAATGGTGTTAAATTACTGGCAAAGCCATGTACAGGTCCCAACCACTGTTGTTGGCCACCGTACAAGTCGATTGTCCACAGGTATCCAATTTCACCAACAGGTTGCCACTCCTGTAGCAGTAAACTTGCTTGCAGTTTGAAAACCTCTTGCCATCTTGATTCTTGCGTCCACTGATACATAAAGTAAGCCGCTAGCATCGACCCGGCTATGCCCCACATCAGCTCTCGAACGGGCTGGGGGTCATTCTTATGAATCGATTGCAAAATTTGGATGGCTTTGTCTTCTGAGGGAGATAATTTATACTGCAGCAGCAGTAGTGGCAGTTCTCCAAACAAATAAGACGACTGCTCGGGATAGGGACTGACTTTGGGATAACGCTGCTGATTTTGTTCTAATGACTCATTGAGATGAGTCGTGACATCAATGGTTGAGTCAATTGCTCCAACTGTTTGCAGATACTGGATCGCCCATAGAACGCCAGCTTTACCAAAATATAGGTCGCTGCCAAATGCTTGATCGTCCATCGGGTGCCCATTCAACAACGGCATAGTTTGCAGTTGAGTAATGGTTTCACGGGCGATCGCACAAATTGCTTCTTGAACCGCATTCGGCTCCCAATCGAGCTGCAAGAGTGGATAGTGTCTAGCTGGATCAAACAGTGTCATTTTTCTTGTCTTATGAGTTAAGACCGAATGTTATCTGCGCGTTGTTATCGACCACTTGTTGAAACTAGATTTCAGATTGGGAGAATCAATGAGTTCATTCCAATGCCTTCCAGCTACTTTTAAGTAAACAGCTTTGAAGTCTAACGACCCAAGCTTAGCGACCCGGCGCACGGAACGCAACGATCGCAACCGCACCGCTGTAGCTGGGTTCGCTGCAGCGCATGGTCAGGCGATGTCATTGTTGGTCACGGAGCCGTCTGCATAACTGCATCAACAAACTCTTTGGGTGGAAGGTAGTCATGAGCCTCGACGTGATGCAGGATCATGACGGGTGAGGCGTAAATGCGACCATTCAGTCCCATGACACGAATCTCGGCAGAACTAAAACGCCCGTCTTCAAAACATGAGTGATACAACGCCTGGTCCTGCTCGGTCCAGTTTCCTGATGTCAGCAGTGAGTGAAGCTCGGGACAAAATGGGCAAACTTCGAACCCCCGCATCTGCTTCACGCGAGTGCGAGATAAAAGCCGAAGACGGTCTAAGAAACCCAGTGGTGGAGTCTCTTTGGTGAACTCGTGCTCCGCGTCGAGCCACCCGATGTTAAGAGCAGGTGGCTCGCCTTCCTCGACGTAGTATTCGTATGGTGTCAGGTCAGGAAAATACATGGCGTGGTAGTCGCATAACGGCTGAGCTAACCGGACGACAGCGAACTCTACCACTCAATCAGACTTATACTGCGTTCCGGTTCAGCGATTGGTTGGCTGGCACTATGCAAGACAATTAAAGCACGCGGGCATACTGAGAATACTATTTCTCTATAGACTAATGCTTATTCGGCGGTCACCTTACTGCTTAACGCTATATATAAGTTCCCTGGGTATCAGAATCACAGCTGGCTTTATCATCGGTTTAGGTATTTTCCTCCTGTTTTCAATCCGTCTTGAAAACCTGGCTCCTTTATTTTCCGCTGTACTGATGATCCTTGGCGGGTTGTTGTTTCTACAACAATGTGGAGGAGTAACGATTGTCTACTTTGATAAGCAAAAAGACCTAATCAGCGTTCATCATCAGAAACTTTTAGGTGCAAAAACAGAGAGTTTTGATATTCCACTCAAAGATGTCGTCGATGTTTATGTGGAACAAAACTCTGATGTTTCTTTAGAGGAAGGATGTAGAGGAGAAAAACGGGTTACAACTCATTACTTCCGCTTGCTGATCAAGATGCGCGAGGGATATTCTTTGCCCTTAACTCGTTCTGGTGATGGTGGACATGATGCAGAGAAAAAGCATCAAGTAACTGCACAAGAAATTAGACAGTTTCTAAATCTCTAAAGAGGTATCCTTAATCCGATCAAAGCTATCAGAGAAAATTTCTTAATGTATTAGCTGACAACTTTTATGCCGACAGTTGCCGTATAATTGTCCTTTCAAAGTAAGTTATACGAACAGTGGCTTCGCTAGCCGTAACTACTGTCTTACTCACTGCTTGAGTCGTCGCTGGGGTTGGGCGTAGTGCTCTAGGGCCAGCAGCAGCCCGTTGATCACCAGAGCTAGAACTGCTACCGCGATCGCACCCGCCACAATCTTGTCATAGCGACTAGTTTGGATGCCATCAAACAGCAGCTTGCCTAGACCGCCAGCGTTGAACTTGGCCCCAATAGTGGCGATCGCAATGGCCACGATCGCCGCAATTCTCACCCCGGCCAAAAACACCGGCAGCACCAACGGCACCTGCACCCGCCACCAGCGCTGGGCCACGCTCATGCCCATGCCCCGCGCCGCTTCTAGCACCGCCGGGTTGATGCCCGCCAGCCCCACCGTCAGGTTGCGCACCAAAATCACCTGGGTGTAGAGCACCATGGCCACGATCACCGAGGTGGCATTGAGGCCAAACAGCGGCACCAAAAAGATAATTAGCGCCAGGCTGGGGATGGTGTAGAGCACCCCCAGCCCGCCGAGCACGGGCACCGCCAGCCAGCGCAGGCGCGAGACCAGCAGGGCGAGGGGAACCGATAGGGCGATCGCAATGCCCAGCGCAATCCCTGTCATCCGCAGGTGTTGCAGCAGCAGAGTCAGCACGTCGCCAGGGTTGCTCAGCAGATAGCTCATCGCCCGTTCACCGCCGACTCGCGAATGTGGTCGAGGGTGAGCAGACCCACCGGGTTGCCCCCTTCTAGCACTGTCAGCGCCGGTGCCCCAGTTTTAAGAATCAGCGACAGCGCATCCCGCAGGCTATCTAGGTGGGAGAGGGTGGGGTTGTGGCCGTTGCTGTAGTTGGGCGGCAGCGCCATCATCGCCGAACCCACCCGCAGCAGACCCAGCTGGCGCACCATGTCGTCGGCCCCTAGCAGAGTGTGCACAAACTCATCAGCGGGTTTAGTCAGCAGGTTAAAGGGAGTGTCGAACTGCACCACTTCGCCCAGGCGCATGATCAAGATGCGATCGGCCAGGCGTAGGGCCTCTTCCACATCGTGGGAGACAAACAGAATTGTCTTTTTAAGCTGGCCTTGGAGGCGCAAAATCTCGTCTTGCAAGGCTGTGCGCGTGATCGCATCGATCGCTCCGAAGGGCTCATCCATCAGCATGATGGCGGGGTTGCCCGCCAGCGCTCGAGCAATGCCTACCCGCTGCTGCTGTCCACCAGAAAGTTGAGCGGGGTAGCGATCGCGAAATTCTCCCGGCGATAGCTTTACCAAGTCCAGCAGCTCATCGATGCGGGCCTGAATTTTGGGTTTGGGCCAGCCCAGCAGCTTGGGTACCACCGCCACATTGTCGGCCACCGTCATGTGGGGAAACAGCCCCGACTGCTGAATTACGTAGCCGATCTGCTGCCGCAGCTTGGTCGCCTTCAGCTGGCGAATATTTGTCTCGTCGAGAAAGATGTTGCCGCCAGTAGGTTCGTAAAGGCGGTTTACCATCTTGAGCAGCGTGGTTTTGCCACAGCCCGAAGGCCCCAAGATCACCACAATCTCGCCCGAACTGACCTGGCAGGTCACCCGGTTCACGGCCGGGCGGGCACCCCCAGCAAACCGCAGCGAAACATCGTCAAACTGGAGGTTGCTCATGGCTTTTCTTGGGGGGCTTCTCGTTAGGGAGCTACTCTGAAACTAGACCCGCATCGACCAAAAATTCGCGCGCTACTTCTGCCGGTTCACGCTGGTTGCCGCTGACCTCGTAGTTGAGCTGGCGCATGACCTCGTCGTTGAGTAGGGGCGAAACCTGATTGAGGGCCTCAGCGATCGCAGGGTTAGCATCCAACGCTGCCTGGCTGACAATGGGTGCCACTTGATAGGGCGGAAACAGCCCCTTGTCGTCTTCGAGCACCACCAGGTTAAAGGCGCTGATTTCGCCATCGGTGCCAAAGGCCACGGCCACGTCGGCCTCGCCATCCACCAGCCCCTTGTAGCGCAGACCCGCATCTACAGCCTTATATTCTTTGACCGAAAAATCGCCGTAGGCCTCTTGCAGACCGGGAAGACCGTCTTCGCGCGCCTCAAACTCTGGTGGCCCAATCAGGGTGAGGTCGCTGGCTTGGGCGGCGAAGTCGGAGATCGTGCGAATGCCCAAGGCCTCGGCTCGTTCCTCGGTCATGGCCAGGGCCTGGGTGTTGTTCATTGGTGAGGGGTCGAGCCACACCAGGTTAAATTGCTCTTGGTAAGCCTGCTTGACGGTGTCGAAAACCTCTTGCTGGTCGCTGCTGACCGGCTGCTTGAGGACGGTGAGTAGCGCGGTGCCGGTGTACTCGGGGTAGAGGTCGATTTCGCCGCTCTCGATCGCGGCCTGGGCCACCGGAGTGCCCCCCAAGTTGAGCTTGCGCTCAACGGTTAGGCCGTTTTCTTCAAGCACCAGGGCGTACATCTCGCCGATGATCAGCTGCTCGGTAAAATCTTTTGAGCCGACGCTGACAACATCACCGCCACCTCCGCCATCACCGCCACCGCCGCAGGCCACTGCCACCAGCGCTGTCGCTACCCCCAGGCAGGCCTGGCTAAACCACCGTCGAGTTAACGTCATAGGGTTAAAAGGGCTGAAAACTGGATAATTCTGGCATTGCGCCACCATTCCCCTGAGAATATCACAGGTCTTTTAGGCACGGGTTTTTGCTAAACAATTCTCCCTCAGCAGGGAGAGCTAGGGCCTACTCTGCCCAGAGCAGCGCTCAGGGTCATGGGGTACGAAGGTTGGGAAGTGCAGCGTGAAGCCTGCGGTATTCGGGAATCGCATCGGCTCGTTTGTACCTGTCCCGTTTCGACAGTATTTTGCTGTCGCCGATGACAGCGGAGTCTGAGTTAGGCCACTCTGGGGTAGCGTTATAGCCATCTGCCCCTATGTCTAGCCACAACATGCCTGCGAGCAAACCTGCGGCTCACGCCCTGGGTCAGCGCTTCACCCGTCGCCCTAGATGGAGAACTCTACTGCTGGGTTGGGCCATGCTTGCCGCTTTGGGCTGGCTGGGGTATTTACCCTTTGTTGGGGGGGCTGTACCCGGCATTCATGGGTTGGCTTGGGTTTACAGCAAACTCTTTGCGATCGCGCTGCTGACCCTGCTTGCCGTGATTGTTTTGCTGATAGTAGGTGGCTTGGCCCTCTGTCTGCTGCTGCTCCTAAGCTTTAACCTAAGCTGGCGACAGAGTGCTCGGCGGGGCGCAGCAAAAGTGGTCTGGCTGTTGGTCACAGGCGTCCTTTTGCTGGTGGCTTTGCTGCCGGCCTTGTTAGCAGGCTATGCTCCCCAGGCTAAACAGGACATCGCGCCCTGGAGTGTTACCTATCGCACGGTGTATGTGGCCTTTCCCCTCGATGACAACTACGGCGACCTGATGCTGCTCAGCTGCCGATCGCTGGGGCCGTGCCATCAGGTCTATCGCGGCTATACCGATATCGTTTCTGCGGGTGATGCTGCTCTGGCGTTTAACGCTGTGACCAACCAGGTAGCGCTGAACTTGCAGGGGCAGTGGGTCTATGTTCGATCGCCCGACAAAGAGCTTTGCAGTCGATCATCGCAACTTACAAACGGCAACGGCTCCTGTAGCTTTGTGCCTAACGAGTAAGACTCAGATAGATTTGTAGCGCCTTAGCAAGGACAAACTTAGCCAAATCGCTTCTATATGTAGAGCCGTGAAGCAAACGAGGTTGGAGATTTCGGGTCACCCTACAATGAGTCCATACCTTACCCATTTGAACCTATGCCTGTAGAAACCGTTGGTACCCCGCCCCCCGAGGCCGATCAGGTGCGCTCTGTGCTGGAGCAGCAGCTGCCAGAAATTATTGCCAGCTTTAATCAAGTGCTGCGAGAGCAGTACGGAGTAGAGGGCGTTAGCGTGGGCGGGTTCACCGTGGTACCCGAGAGTGCGGTGGCGTCTAAAGTCACCTGCGACCAAGACAGCTGCACGATTAACTAAGCTGTCTCGGGTCCGCTATGCCCCCCGTGCCACAGTCCGGCAATCTGTTTCAGCTGCCCGATCCGTTACCGACGGCGGAATTGTTTACCGCCCTGTTTGAAACGCCCCAGCTGCGGATTGAGCGCATTCTCTCGATCGGGCAGACCACACCCCCCGACGAGTGGTACGACCAAAGCCAGGATGAGTGGGTTGTCCTGCTACAGGGAAGCGCCACCCTCACCTACGAGGATGGCGCTTCTTTAGTACTGGGGCTAGGAGACTATGTGCTCATACCCGCTCGCAGGCGTCACCGGGTCGATTTCACTAGCAGCGAGCCGCCCTGCATTTGGCTGGCAATTCACAGTTTTGGGTAAGCAGTCCAGCTGCGAAGTCGCTCTAGTAAAGTGTCAAGACTGGAAGTCAAGGTTTCTCATCGATTGGGTGACGCGTTGGCCTCAGTAGATCACAAACACGCCTTTCTTGCAGTAATCTAGCCCTCGCCCTAAATCCCTCTCCCAAGCTGGGAGAGGGACTTTGAATTTTGCTTCCGGCTCCCTTCCCCTCTCCCAGAGAGGAGAGGGGAGGGGGGTGTAGCTTGCTTCCCGCAGGGTGGGCTGCGGGGACTTTGTAATCTACTGAACCAACAACTAATAGGCTTTCAAGCCTATTAGTTGACGATCGCGTCTACCGTCAGGTCAGAGCGCAGGGTGAGGTCGAGATCGCTGGGGCTAATGACCACTACCGCGCTGTTAGAGGTCACCTGGTTGTCGCCGTTGATGACGGCCCCAACCACGCTACCCAAGCCGCTGTTGCCGGTAATCCTACCTAGGATCGATTCGGCTGCACCGGTAATTAGTGCCCCTTGCAGGCTGCCGCCGCTGACGCTGTTGGTGGCAGCGATCGCGCTGGACTCGGCGTTGACGCTGTAGGTGCGGCCGTTGATCGTGAGGTTGTCGGCGACAAACTTAGCAGCTGTGATTGAGGAACCACGAATTTCTACCGGCACGATACGGCCCACGATGGTGCTGCCCGCAGGAACCAGCACTTGACCCTGGCTATTGCGAATTGGCTCGGTAGTTTGCAGGCTAGTGGCAACGGTTTGGCCAGGGGCTACCACAATATCCACATCGGCG
It contains:
- a CDS encoding ABC transporter substrate-binding protein, whose amino-acid sequence is MFALVAIAATVLVGAHVWSQQPVTISFLLRAVEADQMQGLAEQFMAENSDIRIEMVRGPNAADAVENLYTTSFLLGDSPYDILFSDVVWIPKFAAAGWLIDLSDRVSEADLSDFLPADVAAGLYQGGLYRMPFRSDMGMLYYRTDLLDQVGLEPPETFDDLIAAAETIQAQTDVDWGFTWQGLQYEGLVTNFVEIIAGYGGFWIDPTTLEVGLDQPAGVQAVEFMKGLIDQRISPPGVTNYIEEDSLRQFQNGNVAFLRNWPYAWAEANREGTPVAGKIALKPMVHAAGQQPAACLGGWGFGISSTTPHPEEAWRVVKFFTSPEPMKDFITEFAYVPSRRALFTDPDVLATFPHYAQLLEVAETAVPRPPVGQYAQVSDILQRYLSAAISDQMTAEDAMRAAAGESRRVLGVEG
- a CDS encoding carbohydrate ABC transporter permease; translated protein: MAKDYIRQRERRTGWLLMLPALLVLLLVYAFPILRTFWLSFFTENLSTNLEPVFSGLDNYGLMVGDGRFWQSMRNTAVFTLFTLVFELGLGLIIALALDQAFRGRGLARTIAILPWALPTALIALAWRWIFNTEFGVWNDMLMRLHLIDNPVNWLGEPFWAMVAVIAADVWKTTSFVAILLLAGLQSVSQDLYEAHALDGASPWQSFRQITLPLIAPQIVIAMLFRFAQSFGIFDLIQVMTGGGPGGATETVSIYIYAAVMRYLDFGYGAALVTVTFLVLVAVVGLSWLYISRLRAKTE
- a CDS encoding carbohydrate ABC transporter permease, coding for MTTVPQTTAPPQTPERSIPWMRVLLWLAIAFTVIFSLAPVLWQVLTSFKTNAAITQTPVVYLPGFGQLTLTHYADLFRLNQFHVYMFNSALVAIVSTVLCLALGSPAAYALARLRIPGEQVILAIVLVVTLFPYILLFLGLLELVRAFGLANNYLALIIPYTAINLPLTILVMRSFFQQLPKDLEDSARVDGYNTVQMLWRIVLPMTLPALITTGILAFIFAWNEYLFALTFMTREGMKTIPVAAAQLGGTTLFEVPYGPLAAATVVGTLPLVLLVLFFQRRIVQGLTSGSVKG
- a CDS encoding ABC transporter ATP-binding protein — encoded protein: MAKLELQNLAKAYSRDIVPVKQLNLVVEDNEFLTLVGPSGCGKSTILRLIAGLDQPTEGRVMIGDRDVSPLPPGDRNIAMVFQSYALYPHMTVRDNVASGLKLRHLPAGDIQKRVQEVSEVLGLDPLLDRKPAKLSGGQRQRVALARALVRNPDVFLLDEPLSNLDALLREQVRADLKQIFADQKSPIVYVTHDQTEAMTLSTKVAVLNNGYLQQLGHPHDIYKTPANRFVASFIGSPQMNLVTLSRTGNTVALGDFAIPLPVGVQATSVVLGIRPEHLRLPREGDVHTVSGQVFLVENLGMHDLVSLRVQGDPTLTLRALLPADAAWSKENLKLALPPESIHWFDGNTEQRLG
- a CDS encoding ABC transporter permease — its product is MLQNAYQYALDNSDRILTALQQHLLLVAVPLAIGLLVGLPLGLWSARSRLISTVMLNSFNALRVIPSLAVLFLAVPVLGLSFWSAVLALTLLVMPPILISTDVAFRNISPAIREAATGMGMPPGDILKTVEIPLALPVVIAGIKTAAVEVIASATLAAFVGAGGLGAFIVLGFAAYDPAILLVGAVPVALLALLVEVGLSAVQRAAQPPGVRSV
- a CDS encoding lanthionine synthetase C family protein codes for the protein MTLFDPARHYPLLQLDWEPNAVQEAICAIARETITQLQTMPLLNGHPMDDQAFGSDLYFGKAGVLWAIQYLQTVGAIDSTIDVTTHLNESLEQNQQRYPKVSPYPEQSSYLFGELPLLLLQYKLSPSEDKAIQILQSIHKNDPQPVRELMWGIAGSMLAAYFMYQWTQESRWQEVFKLQASLLLQEWQPVGEIGYLWTIDLYGGQQQWLGPVHGFASNLTPLLVGQSLLTNEEFQDISTQAMITVIQTAVTDDGAANWPAIYDKAHTRQAPNLVQYCHGAPGMVTALATLPRGVNEQFDRILEQGGELTWQAGPLKKGSNLCHGTGGNGYAFLKLFTRTGNQMWLDRARVFAMHAIEQYQLSQQLYRQLRYPLWTGDLGLAIYLWDCLQAQSQFPTIDIF
- a CDS encoding ABC transporter permease; protein product: MSYLLSNPGDVLTLLLQHLRMTGIALGIAIALSVPLALLVSRLRWLAVPVLGGLGVLYTIPSLALIIFLVPLFGLNATSVIVAMVLYTQVILVRNLTVGLAGINPAVLEAARGMGMSVAQRWWRVQVPLVLPVFLAGVRIAAIVAIAIATIGAKFNAGGLGKLLFDGIQTSRYDKIVAGAIAVAVLALVINGLLLALEHYAQPQRRLKQ